A region from the Thermanaeromonas toyohensis ToBE genome encodes:
- a CDS encoding ferredoxin, translated as MDLCPEVFDWDDEGSSRVIVNEVPEDLEEYVREAVDTCSSGAIREV; from the coding sequence ATAGACCTGTGCCCCGAAGTTTTTGACTGGGATGATGAGGGCTCTTCTCGTGTGATTGTAAACGAGGTGCCCGAGGACTTGGAGGAGTACGTTAGGGAAGCCGTCGATACGTGCTCCAGCGGAGCGATAAGGGAAGTATAG
- the selA gene encoding L-seryl-tRNA(Sec) selenium transferase: MQGEIPLAQELLRSLPAVHEVLKSPLLAEAVSRDRMKAKDCVRQVLERWRERILKENLKPPQVEILAAEAAELFSCLERPSLRRVINATGVVLHTNLGRALLSLPALEAIQECASHYTNLELDLNTGERGSRYTHVVDLLREITGAEAALVVNNNAAAVFLCLAALAAGKETIVSRGELVEIGGSFRVPEVMMQSGTRLVEVGTTNKTYLADYERAISPETALILKVHPSNYRILGFTHQVSTRELVSLGRKYNIPVMEDLGSGSFVDLSLYGLHGEPTVQEEVAAGVDLLTFSGDKLLGGPQAGIIVGREALIRVIAKHPLNRALRIDKLTLAALEATLRAYRDPQRAREEIPTLRLLTLPQEELERRAQKLYRLLKRSELPGVEIKLVQVVSQAGGGSLPLAELPSWGIAIRPLGLNAVELAARLRQGEPPVLTRIQDEAILLDLRTVLPGEEVDIVRALARALA; this comes from the coding sequence ATGCAGGGGGAGATTCCTTTAGCTCAAGAGCTGCTCCGGAGCCTCCCAGCAGTTCATGAAGTGCTGAAAAGCCCCCTTTTAGCGGAAGCGGTATCCCGCGATCGTATGAAAGCTAAGGACTGTGTGCGCCAAGTGCTTGAGAGGTGGCGGGAGCGCATTTTAAAGGAGAATTTAAAGCCTCCGCAGGTGGAGATTCTTGCGGCTGAAGCAGCAGAGTTGTTCTCCTGCTTAGAAAGGCCTAGCCTCCGGCGGGTGATCAATGCTACAGGAGTTGTATTGCATACTAATTTAGGGCGTGCCCTTTTGAGCCTACCCGCCTTAGAGGCTATTCAAGAATGCGCTAGCCACTACACCAACTTAGAACTAGATCTGAACACTGGCGAGCGGGGAAGCCGTTATACCCATGTGGTGGATCTCCTCCGGGAGATCACGGGTGCGGAAGCGGCCTTGGTGGTTAATAACAATGCTGCCGCGGTATTTCTTTGCTTGGCTGCCCTGGCTGCGGGAAAGGAGACTATTGTTTCCCGCGGGGAGCTGGTAGAGATCGGGGGCTCCTTCCGGGTGCCGGAGGTTATGATGCAGAGCGGTACCCGCTTGGTGGAAGTGGGGACTACTAACAAGACTTATCTTGCGGATTATGAGCGGGCTATTAGCCCTGAGACAGCCCTTATCCTTAAAGTACATCCTAGCAACTATCGTATCCTCGGCTTTACCCATCAGGTCTCTACCAGAGAGCTGGTTAGCCTGGGGCGTAAATATAATATTCCTGTTATGGAGGACCTAGGGAGCGGCTCTTTTGTGGACCTCTCCCTTTACGGCCTCCACGGCGAGCCTACGGTGCAAGAAGAAGTGGCAGCGGGAGTAGATCTCCTTACCTTCAGCGGGGATAAGCTTTTAGGGGGACCCCAGGCGGGGATCATCGTGGGGCGCGAGGCCCTGATCCGGGTTATCGCCAAGCATCCCCTCAACCGGGCCCTCCGGATAGATAAACTGACTCTCGCTGCCTTGGAGGCCACTTTAAGGGCCTACCGGGATCCCCAGAGGGCGCGGGAGGAAATACCTACCCTAAGGCTTTTAACTTTACCGCAGGAGGAATTAGAGAGGCGGGCCCAGAAGCTCTACCGCTTGCTTAAAAGGAGCGAACTACCTGGAGTAGAAATAAAGTTGGTACAAGTAGTTTCCCAGGCAGGTGGGGGGTCTTTGCCCTTGGCCGAACTACCTTCGTGGGGGATCGCCATAAGGCCATTGGGCTTAAACGCAGTGGAGCTGGCAGCCCGGCTCCGGCAAGGGGAACCGCCGGTCTTAACCCGTATACAGGATGAGGCCATCCTTTTAGATTTACGTACAGTGCTACCTGGTGAAGAGGTAGATATTGTGCGGGCCCTGGCTAGGGCTCTAGCCTAA
- a CDS encoding type II toxin-antitoxin system VapC family toxin, whose amino-acid sequence MVVYAKYLVDTDWAVYYLRGREPYVTRLKVYREEGLSVSVVSLGELYEGVFRAPDQQDKEKTLNDFLAGLVVVNVTRDVARTFGRLRAELRSKGITVADMDLLIGSTAV is encoded by the coding sequence GTGGTAGTCTATGCAAAATACCTGGTGGACACCGACTGGGCAGTATACTATCTCCGCGGCAGAGAACCTTATGTAACCAGGTTGAAGGTCTACCGTGAAGAAGGCCTGAGCGTCAGCGTAGTTTCCCTGGGCGAGCTCTATGAAGGCGTGTTCCGGGCACCAGACCAGCAGGACAAAGAGAAAACGCTGAACGACTTTCTGGCGGGGTTGGTTGTGGTTAACGTAACCCGAGACGTAGCCCGCACCTTCGGGCGGCTCCGGGCAGAACTGCGAAGTAAGGGAATAACAGTAGCCGACATGGACCTTTTGATCGGGAGTACAGCAGTTTAA
- a CDS encoding DUF1848 family protein: MGTRNLARRKQKKIIGEKKVEGMKGNKGMKVVVSLSRRTEPYFYAEKLAQVLISRYPPPRVHTVVIWTKFPQVVLSTMRGVLKKYDQLYVHLTVTGLGGTPLEPRVPRPEEVLARLPELIDFLGDPRRLRLRPDPLVVLERGKKILSNIEKVPEIIREAARAGVRDFSTSFMEVYPKVQRRLASQGFKALELSLKERREIWENLATTAAEEGATLYACCIPGWPVSRCIDGYLLTALHPQGQACRTDKSKGQRLSCGCTHSIDLGWYSMRCPSGCLYCYAEPIVFSRGAGSQGGLPVLSLGGNS, from the coding sequence GTGGGAACTAGAAACCTAGCCAGAAGGAAGCAAAAGAAAATTATAGGGGAGAAGAAGGTAGAGGGGATGAAAGGGAATAAAGGGATGAAAGTGGTAGTAAGCCTTTCCCGCCGGACGGAGCCCTATTTCTATGCCGAAAAGCTAGCGCAAGTTCTTATAAGCCGTTACCCTCCTCCTCGGGTGCATACAGTGGTGATATGGACCAAGTTCCCCCAGGTGGTCTTAAGTACGATGCGCGGGGTTTTAAAAAAATACGACCAACTCTATGTCCATCTCACCGTTACTGGTCTAGGAGGAACACCGCTAGAACCCCGGGTTCCCCGGCCAGAGGAGGTGCTGGCCAGGTTACCAGAACTTATCGATTTCTTAGGGGATCCCCGGCGTCTCCGGCTCCGTCCCGATCCCTTAGTGGTTTTAGAGCGGGGGAAGAAAATTTTGTCCAATATAGAGAAGGTGCCAGAGATCATCCGGGAAGCAGCTCGAGCTGGAGTTCGCGACTTTTCTACTTCCTTTATGGAAGTTTATCCCAAGGTGCAGCGGAGACTAGCTTCCCAGGGATTTAAGGCCCTAGAACTTAGCTTAAAGGAACGGCGGGAGATATGGGAAAATCTAGCTACCACAGCGGCCGAAGAAGGGGCCACCCTTTATGCTTGCTGTATTCCCGGCTGGCCAGTATCTAGATGTATAGATGGGTATCTTTTAACAGCCCTCCATCCCCAAGGTCAAGCGTGCCGGACGGATAAGTCCAAGGGGCAGCGGCTATCTTGTGGATGCACCCATTCCATCGATCTCGGATGGTATAGCATGAGGTGCCCCTCTGGCTGCCTGTATTGCTATGCAGAACCCATAGTATTTTCAAGGGGGGCTGGTAGTCAGGGGGGCCTTCCTGTTTTATCCCTGGGTGGGAACTCCTAA
- a CDS encoding GerMN domain-containing protein, with product MSALSLKRRLKVGGCLASILLLVLALAGTYGCTRRAKVAAAPPLTISDKQMRPILYRQELRQVLIYYATPDGRYLVPVTVSINPTREVAKTAVEKLLAGPAQDGLARTIPEGTKLREVYSVAGENIAYVDLTKELLQLKTPYEAELALRSLVLTLTELEGIENIRILVEGQRVEQLGGLKVEDTLKRPSSVNSLVKEEGKKGDTVQVYFSDKNALYLIPVAVPIPPGKEKERERVAMEALIKGPPPDSGLLPTVWPGTKLLNFFIQDGVAWVDLSREALSYGGGSTAETMFVNSLLFTLTEDFSVTKVQLLFEGKKRDHLPEGTPVNRPLSRPEHLNVIYK from the coding sequence ATGTCAGCCCTCTCCTTAAAGCGAAGGTTAAAAGTAGGGGGTTGCCTTGCTAGTATTTTACTTTTGGTCCTGGCCCTTGCCGGAACCTACGGATGCACCCGCCGGGCTAAGGTGGCTGCGGCGCCACCCCTTACTATTTCGGATAAACAGATGCGTCCTATACTGTATAGGCAGGAACTCCGCCAAGTGCTTATTTATTATGCCACGCCCGATGGTCGCTATCTAGTGCCGGTTACGGTGAGCATCAATCCAACCCGGGAAGTGGCTAAGACGGCGGTGGAGAAGCTCCTGGCTGGACCGGCCCAGGACGGGCTGGCCCGGACTATACCCGAGGGGACCAAACTCCGGGAGGTGTATTCTGTAGCTGGCGAAAATATCGCTTATGTAGACTTGACTAAGGAATTACTGCAGCTTAAAACTCCCTATGAGGCCGAACTAGCCCTTCGCTCTTTGGTGCTCACCCTTACGGAGCTAGAAGGTATAGAAAACATAAGGATTTTGGTAGAGGGCCAAAGGGTGGAACAACTAGGTGGGCTTAAAGTGGAGGATACCTTAAAGCGGCCATCCTCCGTGAATTCGTTGGTGAAAGAAGAGGGGAAAAAGGGGGATACAGTCCAGGTTTATTTTAGCGATAAAAATGCCCTTTATCTTATCCCCGTTGCTGTACCCATCCCTCCAGGTAAAGAAAAAGAACGGGAACGGGTAGCTATGGAAGCTTTAATTAAGGGTCCCCCGCCGGATAGCGGCCTGCTCCCTACCGTTTGGCCAGGTACAAAACTATTAAATTTCTTTATTCAGGATGGAGTGGCCTGGGTGGATTTGAGCCGCGAGGCCCTCTCGTACGGTGGGGGCTCTACAGCAGAAACGATGTTTGTTAATTCCCTTCTCTTTACCTTAACAGAAGATTTTAGCGTGACCAAGGTGCAACTTCTGTTTGAAGGGAAAAAGCGGGACCACCTCCCGGAAGGCACACCTGTTAACCGCCCCCTTTCCCGGCCCGAGCACCTAAACGTGATCTATAAATAA
- a CDS encoding M24 family metallopeptidase, with amino-acid sequence MEGEDWIMGKEGFKEEYRLRVELFQKRLKEKELEGALIFQPADLFYLAGTSPEGHLFVPPEGEPRLLVYGEVERAQEEAVWNPVVPISSFKEIPLSLADWGFKGLKRLGTEMDIISLKLFSRYQALFPDCQWEDISPDLRTLRMVKSASELEAIRYSASQHAKVFQYIREHIRPGMTELEIAVEVETYARRLGHQGRVRFRGQEQGLPIGVVAAGPNGACGIGVPWTIGGRGLSGLYPMGASTRRWETGEPLLVDYAGVYGDYLVDQTRVYFAGQVDRILERAQAVAYEIACSLAEAARPGTTAGELYALAVKQARQAGLADYFMGWDRKAGFVGHGVGLELNEWPVLAPGQETVLEPGMVLAIEPKFVFPGQGAVGVEDTYLVTQEGAKPLTQG; translated from the coding sequence ATGGAAGGAGAAGATTGGATAATGGGGAAAGAGGGATTTAAGGAGGAATACCGTTTAAGGGTTGAGCTTTTCCAAAAAAGGCTTAAGGAGAAAGAGCTGGAGGGAGCCCTGATCTTCCAGCCCGCTGATCTTTTTTATTTAGCAGGGACTTCTCCCGAAGGCCACCTTTTTGTACCTCCCGAAGGGGAGCCCCGGCTCCTGGTTTACGGCGAGGTAGAACGGGCCCAGGAAGAAGCAGTATGGAATCCAGTAGTTCCTATATCGAGCTTTAAGGAAATACCCCTTTCCCTTGCGGATTGGGGCTTTAAAGGCTTAAAAAGGCTGGGTACGGAGATGGACATCATCTCCTTAAAACTTTTTTCCCGCTATCAAGCTCTTTTTCCAGATTGCCAGTGGGAGGATATAAGCCCTGATCTCCGTACCTTACGTATGGTTAAGTCGGCTAGTGAACTAGAGGCTATACGCTACTCGGCATCCCAGCATGCGAAAGTTTTCCAGTACATAAGGGAGCATATTCGGCCTGGGATGACGGAGCTAGAAATAGCGGTAGAAGTGGAAACTTATGCCCGCCGGTTGGGGCACCAGGGCCGGGTACGTTTCCGGGGCCAAGAACAGGGGCTTCCCATAGGAGTGGTAGCTGCTGGCCCTAACGGAGCTTGCGGGATAGGTGTTCCCTGGACCATAGGCGGCCGTGGCCTTTCTGGCCTATATCCCATGGGGGCCAGTACCCGGCGGTGGGAAACAGGGGAACCTTTGCTAGTGGATTATGCAGGGGTATATGGGGATTATTTGGTAGACCAGACCAGGGTTTATTTTGCTGGGCAGGTGGATCGTATCTTGGAGCGGGCCCAGGCTGTGGCTTATGAGATCGCTTGCTCTTTAGCAGAAGCAGCCCGTCCAGGAACAACGGCAGGCGAACTTTATGCGTTAGCGGTAAAACAGGCCAGACAAGCGGGGCTGGCTGATTATTTTATGGGTTGGGATAGGAAGGCGGGTTTTGTAGGCCATGGGGTGGGTTTAGAATTAAATGAGTGGCCGGTGCTCGCTCCTGGACAGGAGACAGTACTTGAGCCAGGTATGGTTCTGGCCATAGAACCCAAGTTCGTTTTTCCTGGCCAAGGCGCAGTAGGCGTGGAGGATACCTATCTAGTTACCCAGGAGGGTGCTAAACCCCTTACCCAAGGATAA
- the yyaC gene encoding spore protease YyaC, translating into MVTFPFISRHFPDDFNLLSKLKYHYQDPLVVEKLSSGLKEYLSQLNPDHSRPLVVMGIGTDRSTGDSLGPLVGSKLVSFPDFPASVYGTLEDPVHASNLSEKLDLIRATYPHPFIIAVDACLGQADSVGTITLSPGALKPGAGVNKVLPAVGDIHFTGIVNVGGYMEYFVLQNTRLSLVMRMAERIALAIYHGVLKAYGLNAYPAVQGFQ; encoded by the coding sequence ATGGTTACATTCCCTTTTATCTCCCGCCATTTCCCAGATGATTTTAACCTCCTAAGCAAGCTCAAATACCATTACCAGGATCCTTTAGTGGTAGAAAAGCTGAGTTCCGGTCTAAAGGAGTACCTCTCACAGCTTAATCCCGACCACAGCCGGCCCCTCGTGGTTATGGGTATCGGGACCGATCGCTCCACTGGAGACAGCTTAGGCCCTTTAGTGGGAAGCAAGCTGGTTTCCTTCCCCGATTTTCCAGCGAGCGTTTATGGTACCCTGGAGGACCCTGTCCACGCGAGCAATCTTTCTGAAAAACTGGATCTTATACGGGCTACTTACCCCCATCCCTTCATCATAGCCGTGGATGCTTGTCTGGGACAGGCCGACAGTGTAGGGACCATCACCTTATCTCCCGGCGCCCTGAAACCGGGGGCGGGGGTAAACAAAGTTTTGCCAGCGGTAGGGGATATCCACTTCACAGGAATAGTAAATGTGGGGGGGTATATGGAGTACTTTGTATTACAGAACACCCGGTTGAGTCTCGTTATGCGCATGGCCGAGAGGATAGCCCTAGCCATCTACCATGGCGTCCTTAAGGCCTATGGTTTAAATGCTTATCCTGCTGTTCAAGGTTTCCAATAA
- a CDS encoding DUF4351 domain-containing protein yields MELRTSWHIKGWQEGWQKGLQEGLQQGLQQGLEEGRREKAQDLVMRQLKKRLGFLSSEVEERIKSLSLKELDELAEKIFEVTSESDLRKFLGVEH; encoded by the coding sequence ATGGAACTTAGGACTTCGTGGCATATAAAGGGATGGCAAGAGGGGTGGCAAAAGGGGCTGCAAGAAGGGTTACAACAAGGGTTACAGCAGGGGCTGGAGGAGGGCCGGAGGGAAAAGGCACAAGATTTAGTAATGAGGCAGCTAAAGAAGCGTTTAGGTTTTCTTTCCTCTGAGGTAGAGGAGAGGATAAAGTCTCTTTCCTTGAAGGAGCTTGATGAGTTGGCGGAGAAGATATTTGAGGTGACCAGTGAAAGTGATCTAAGGAAATTCCTGGGTGTGGAGCATTGA
- the selB gene encoding selenocysteine-specific translation elongation factor, translating into MVLQHVIVGTAGHVDHGKTLLVKALTGVDTDRLKEEKERGISIELGFAPLKLPDGRQLGLVDVPGHERFIRQMLAGVAGIDVVLLVVAADEGVMPQTREHLAIIDLLQIKRGILVLTKIDLVEPAWLDLVEEEVRELVRGTSLEEAPLVRVSAVTGEGLKELKEILARITLEIPPRPASGRVRLPIDRVFSLPGFGTIVTGTLWSGSIDTGMEVEILPEGRRGRARGLQVHGHPVSQAQAGQRVAVNLAGVEVQDIRRGSVLVEPGLWQPAVRIDANIKLLPGAKLKNRERVRFYLATKEAFGRVVLLDREELEGGMEALAQLVLEEPVVAAPRDRFILRTYSPLVTIGGGEVIAVNTPRYRRYDRQVLETLIKRLKGSLPEIFLDIIRGSKEGLELKKASAQAGLTLEEAQDVLKAEASQGKLVVLPAAEGEQYVITSEGLERFWERTYPLLKDFHRRYPLRVGLPKEELRSRIFSRLDWRTFQGILERWSGEGKINLVGNSVALATYKVELDERQKRIAQVLIERYRAGWFQPPLPEEAGQGLDLAPEELEELLHFLVRQGHLVKVGDELYFHKEAVTAAQEEIRRLGREGPFTLGAVRDRLGSSRKYVLPLLEYLDQIKFTRRIGDKRTIVEVRAGGE; encoded by the coding sequence GTGGTTTTGCAACATGTAATAGTCGGTACGGCTGGGCATGTAGACCACGGTAAAACCCTCTTGGTTAAGGCCTTGACGGGGGTGGATACCGACCGGCTGAAGGAGGAAAAGGAACGAGGTATCTCTATAGAGTTAGGCTTTGCGCCCCTTAAGTTACCTGACGGTCGCCAACTGGGATTGGTGGACGTGCCAGGGCATGAGCGCTTCATTCGCCAGATGTTAGCTGGGGTGGCGGGGATAGATGTGGTCCTTTTGGTGGTAGCTGCTGATGAAGGCGTAATGCCCCAAACCCGGGAGCACCTGGCTATTATCGATCTCCTTCAGATCAAGCGGGGTATCCTGGTCCTCACTAAGATAGATTTGGTAGAGCCTGCTTGGTTAGATTTGGTAGAAGAGGAAGTGCGAGAACTGGTGCGGGGGACGAGTTTAGAGGAGGCCCCTTTAGTGCGGGTTTCTGCAGTCACGGGAGAGGGGCTTAAGGAGCTTAAGGAGATTCTTGCCCGGATTACCTTGGAGATTCCACCCCGGCCAGCTTCTGGACGGGTAAGGCTACCCATCGACCGGGTATTTTCCCTTCCAGGTTTTGGCACGATAGTAACCGGTACCCTGTGGTCCGGGAGTATAGACACAGGTATGGAGGTAGAGATCCTGCCTGAAGGGCGAAGGGGCCGGGCCCGCGGGTTGCAGGTTCATGGCCATCCTGTTTCCCAAGCCCAGGCCGGGCAACGGGTGGCTGTAAATCTGGCCGGGGTAGAAGTACAGGATATTCGGCGGGGTAGTGTACTGGTAGAACCTGGCCTATGGCAGCCGGCGGTCAGGATAGATGCTAACATAAAGCTTCTCCCAGGGGCTAAGTTAAAGAACAGGGAGCGGGTCCGGTTTTACCTAGCTACCAAGGAGGCTTTTGGCCGGGTGGTGCTGCTTGATCGTGAGGAACTGGAAGGCGGGATGGAAGCTCTAGCCCAGCTTGTTTTAGAGGAACCGGTGGTGGCGGCCCCTCGCGACCGTTTTATTCTCCGTACCTATTCTCCCCTAGTAACCATAGGGGGAGGTGAAGTTATAGCGGTAAATACCCCCCGCTACCGCCGCTATGACCGGCAAGTCTTGGAGACTTTAATAAAGCGTTTAAAGGGTAGCCTTCCTGAAATTTTCTTAGATATTATCCGGGGAAGCAAGGAGGGCCTAGAACTAAAGAAAGCTTCTGCCCAGGCTGGGCTGACCCTGGAGGAAGCCCAAGATGTTCTAAAAGCAGAGGCTTCTCAAGGTAAACTGGTTGTGCTTCCAGCAGCCGAGGGCGAGCAATATGTTATAACCTCGGAGGGATTAGAACGCTTTTGGGAACGGACATATCCTCTCCTTAAAGATTTCCACCGTCGCTATCCCTTAAGGGTGGGCTTGCCGAAGGAGGAGTTAAGGAGCAGGATCTTTAGCCGTTTGGATTGGCGCACCTTTCAAGGGATTCTCGAACGGTGGTCAGGGGAAGGTAAAATCAACCTAGTTGGTAACTCCGTGGCTCTGGCCACCTATAAGGTAGAGTTGGATGAGCGACAAAAGAGGATAGCCCAAGTCCTTATAGAACGATACCGGGCGGGTTGGTTCCAGCCACCTTTACCAGAAGAAGCAGGCCAGGGTTTAGATCTTGCCCCGGAGGAGCTAGAGGAACTTTTACATTTTCTAGTTCGCCAGGGGCACCTGGTCAAGGTAGGGGATGAACTTTATTTCCATAAGGAAGCTGTAACGGCTGCCCAGGAGGAGATACGCCGCCTGGGGCGGGAAGGCCCCTTCACTTTAGGTGCTGTCCGCGATCGCTTGGGAAGTTCTCGAAAATATGTACTTCCCCTTCTGGAATACCTAGATCAGATAAAGTTTACGCGCAGGATCGGGGATAAGCGGACTATAGTAGAAGTTAGGGCTGGTGGAGAATAA
- a CDS encoding phosphoribosyltransferase — protein MLFRDRQEAGKKLAQALSAFAGRDVLILAIPRGGVVVAGPVAAALKAELDVIIPRKVGAPGNKELAVAAVTPDGTVLYNEKALNLLGLNKEELTPEIDREIKEIERRLQVYRGTRKEPRVKGRTVIIIDDGLATGFTMEAALISLTKKEPRELILAVPVAPPDTLERLRPLVSEVVCLFTPEPFYAVGQFYHSFPQVEDEEVLAILRRSYWKP, from the coding sequence GTGCTCTTTAGAGACCGGCAGGAAGCGGGCAAGAAGCTGGCCCAGGCCTTAAGCGCCTTTGCTGGGCGAGATGTGTTGATCTTAGCTATTCCTCGGGGAGGAGTGGTGGTGGCCGGGCCAGTGGCAGCTGCCTTAAAGGCTGAACTAGATGTTATTATTCCTCGGAAAGTGGGGGCACCGGGGAATAAAGAATTAGCAGTAGCGGCAGTAACCCCGGACGGCACTGTTTTATACAATGAGAAAGCTTTAAACCTTCTAGGGTTAAACAAGGAGGAGCTGACCCCGGAGATCGACCGGGAGATAAAGGAGATTGAGCGACGCTTACAGGTTTACCGGGGTACTCGCAAGGAACCCCGGGTAAAGGGGAGGACGGTGATCATCATTGACGATGGCCTGGCCACAGGATTTACCATGGAAGCTGCCCTTATATCCTTAACAAAGAAGGAACCCCGGGAGCTTATCCTGGCGGTGCCTGTAGCGCCACCAGATACCCTGGAACGTTTACGGCCCTTGGTGAGCGAGGTAGTATGCCTGTTTACCCCCGAACCCTTTTACGCCGTAGGTCAATTTTATCACTCCTTTCCCCAGGTGGAGGATGAGGAAGTACTGGCTATTTTAAGGAGAAGTTATTGGAAACCTTGA
- a CDS encoding Hsp20/alpha crystallin family protein, with protein MEITPWRPWREMGLWPWRELASLRDELMRAWPGAWLGGLVETGPRIDLYQTDQEVVVTAELPGLASKDDVEITATEDTLSIRGEVRRSQEAAERNYHRTERFYGTFARTISLPAEVEPEKATASYRNGILEIHLPKAAQQRQKRIQINIH; from the coding sequence ATGGAGATAACTCCTTGGCGCCCATGGCGAGAGATGGGCCTTTGGCCATGGCGGGAATTAGCGAGCTTGCGGGACGAGCTTATGCGAGCCTGGCCAGGAGCCTGGCTAGGTGGGCTGGTAGAAACAGGGCCACGGATAGATCTCTACCAAACAGACCAGGAGGTAGTGGTAACCGCTGAGCTGCCCGGACTGGCCTCTAAGGATGACGTAGAGATAACAGCTACAGAAGATACTTTAAGCATCCGCGGTGAGGTACGACGCTCCCAAGAAGCTGCCGAACGCAACTATCACCGTACCGAACGCTTCTACGGTACCTTCGCCAGGACCATAAGCCTTCCAGCCGAGGTGGAGCCAGAAAAAGCCACCGCATCTTACCGGAACGGGATCCTGGAGATACACCTCCCTAAAGCAGCCCAGCAAAGACAAAAGCGCATCCAGATAAATATCCACTGA
- a CDS encoding DUF4446 family protein translates to MLADINYWMRFMLPYVPHLSIVTLVVGVILLMIMFHTLGEIRRLDRRLRRLAGVGEIEDLSNVLERFRDLKEVRDRIEHLEEKVSDILHSLESTLCRVGLVRFNAFPDTGSELSFALAVLSKEGDGFILTSLYSREETRVFLKPVKRGRALYRISEEEEKALHIALGYLTPEREK, encoded by the coding sequence ATGCTGGCAGATATAAACTACTGGATGCGCTTTATGCTTCCCTATGTGCCGCACTTAAGCATAGTTACCCTGGTGGTGGGTGTTATTCTGCTGATGATAATGTTTCATACCTTAGGAGAAATCAGGCGTCTGGATCGTAGATTGCGTCGCTTGGCGGGTGTGGGAGAGATAGAGGATTTAAGTAATGTACTGGAACGCTTTCGGGATTTAAAAGAGGTGCGGGACCGGATAGAACACCTGGAAGAAAAAGTTAGCGATATTTTACATAGCCTGGAAAGTACCCTCTGCCGCGTGGGGCTCGTGCGCTTTAACGCCTTCCCCGATACAGGGAGCGAATTGAGCTTTGCCCTGGCCGTACTTTCTAAGGAAGGGGATGGTTTTATCCTCACTAGCCTTTACTCCAGGGAAGAAACGAGGGTTTTTTTAAAGCCTGTCAAACGGGGTCGAGCCCTCTACCGTATAAGCGAGGAGGAAGAAAAGGCTTTACATATAGCCCTCGGTTACTTAACCCCGGAAAGGGAAAAATAA